In a genomic window of Paraburkholderia acidiphila:
- a CDS encoding DUF2322 family protein: MQAIQPGAVFKDNLALLPGIDGIERIDLVDAQGNVTASIENKPGKQGSLAVYHYLREAFGTLDANAAEHGLAVFAEHTADARNRPGAHPNVDRLLEIAAGGPALRIDVIAAA; this comes from the coding sequence ATTCAGGCCATTCAACCGGGCGCCGTCTTCAAGGACAATCTCGCACTGCTGCCGGGCATCGACGGCATCGAGCGCATCGATCTCGTGGACGCTCAGGGCAACGTTACCGCGAGCATCGAGAACAAGCCCGGCAAGCAGGGGTCGCTCGCGGTCTACCACTATCTGCGCGAAGCCTTCGGCACGCTCGACGCCAACGCCGCCGAGCATGGCCTCGCCGTGTTCGCCGAGCACACCGCCGACGCGCGCAACCGTCCGGGCGCGCACCCGAACGTCGATCGTCTGCTGGAAATCGCCGCGGGCGGCCCGGCGCTGCGTATCGACGTGATCGCCGCAGCCTGA